A genome region from Euphorbia lathyris chromosome 4, ddEupLath1.1, whole genome shotgun sequence includes the following:
- the LOC136226336 gene encoding SUN domain-containing protein 1: MSASTVSITANPAARRRPVLATEKKSTAIEFLSNDQLNGADPAINNVLTSDRLVASHSKDLSHHSIRGEAGLERTSKDLAHVKKTAFGNSIAPRRSRKVSSKNDKPLWQTVLNVVTKISVLLITLIGFVYMVRWAFMKSVDPMVGTQMALSESEARIAEVESLFKNSVKMIQVQVEVVNKKIGSEVGMLRKEMDKKLDDKIVFLESDLKQLAARSDRVEKSLGELKAVDWLSKEDFNKFLEEQKGAGLLGSDNDVSLDDIRTYAREIVLKEIEKHASDGLGRVDYALASGGGMVVKHSDPYLTGKLRNWFLTSTRGGVHPDADKMLKPSFGEPGQCFPLKGTTGFVQIRLRGAVIPEAVTLEHVAKGVAYDRSSAPKNCWVSGWLQGHDMDSAVDKQKMFLLTEFTYDLEKSNAQTFNVLDSATSTLVDTIRLDFTSNHGSSSHTCIYRLRVHGYKPESVSVMAMES, from the exons ATGTCCGCTTCCACCGTCTCCATCACGGCTAACCCTGCCGCTCGTCGGAGACCCGTTCTCGCCACCGAAAAGAAGTCTACCGCCATAGAGTTTTTGTCCAATGATCAACTCAATGGCGCAGATCCTGCTATTAACAATGTTTTAACTAGCGATAGACTTGTAGCATCACACAGCAAGGATCTGAGTCACCATTCAATTCGAGGGGAAGCCGGTCTCGAAAGAACCTCCAAAGATCTCGCCCATGTTAAGAAGACCGCCTTCGGAAATTCCATCGCTCCTCGTAGGTCTCGTAAAGTGAGTTCCAAGAACGACAAACCTCTCTGGCAAACGGTGCTTAATGTTGTCACCAAGATTTCCGTTTTGTTGATAACGTTGATAGGGTTTGTGTATATGGTTAGGTGGGCTTTTATGAAATCAGTGGATCCTATGGTGGGCACGCAAATGGCATTATCGGAATCAGAGGCCCGAATTGCCGAGGTTGAATCACTTTTCAAGAACTCCGTTAAAATGATTCAGGTTCAGGTTGAGGTTGTGAATAAGAAGATTGGCTCCGAGGTTGGAATGTTAAGGAAGGAAATGGACAAAAAACTTGACGACAAAATTGTATTTTTGGAGAGCGACTTGAAGCAATTAGCGGCTAGAAGTGATAGAGTAGAGAAGTCGTTAGGTGAGTTGAAGGCTGTAGATTGGTTATCCAAGGAGGACTTTAACAAGTTCCTTGAGGAGCAAAAGGGGGCTGGGCTTCTTGGAAGTGATAATGATGTAAGTTTAGATGATATAAGGACATATGCAAGGGAGATAGTCTTAAAGGAAATTGAGAAGCATGCATCTGATGGGCTTGGGAGGGTGGACTATGCCCTGGCATCCGGTGGGGGAATGGTTGTGAAGCACTCGGATCCATATTTGACGGGGAAGCTTAGGAACTGGTTCTTGACGAGTACACGTGGTGGGGTTCATCCTGATGCTGATAAGATGTTGAAACCGAGCTTTGGGGAACCAGGGCAGTGCTTTCCTTTGAAAGGAACTACTGGATTTGTTCAAATTAGGCTTCGGGGAGCTGTGATTCCTGAAGCTGTTACTCTTGAACATGTTGCTAAG GGTGTTGCTTATGACAGATCGAGTGCTCCTAAAAACTGTTGGGTATCCGGATGGCTGCAAGGGCATGATATGGATTCAGCAGTTGATAAGCAGAAAATGTTTCTTTTAACTGAGTTTACTTATGACCTTGAGAAGAGCAATGCCCAGACCTTCAATGTTTTGGACTCAGCAACATCAACCCTTGTAGACACTATCAGGCTGGATTTCACTTCCAACCATGGAAGCTCGTCACACACTTGTATTTACCGCTTGAGGGTTCATGGTTACAAACCGGAGTCTGTTTCAGTTATGGCAATGGAGTCTTGA